One genomic window of Branchiostoma floridae strain S238N-H82 chromosome 4, Bfl_VNyyK, whole genome shotgun sequence includes the following:
- the LOC118413728 gene encoding uncharacterized protein LOC118413728 has translation MLRVCEKLRVVDVKSKRHGVARTETDYLRALQDAMANMDRCVEVEVLKSLGDVNLKKGQLDKNPEKFDRAMVLYRTALIRCNDAGVGESLEHRYHYAEKLRLGELSAASSSYEPVTNIKKICSLPNVAERFLDIDRILTVSGKSLSLLTEYTRLMVEGIVSDDNMLEVEAIKSLGDVYLKRGTETRDTTCLTKATALYNTALARCERFQGTVALIHRLLYTARIRQRRPTANKIPKRRVQQQQGQVSRDFPITSPNTDVRDVKGQSRSYKEYLTTGDRALTDGKLDLAEQNFASALREIHNPSKPDRGKEAECLSRLGDVYVQRGKTTKEGRKFTQAAALYNAAMARKAEDKHSVTKRLQEIEQLFLDCTANVESKHVPPDLAIGHKKRLEEMRTRAKSQLEAIDQQHNPYQYDEDDPVMITVEAERAEAVKALFKNIAKDRQSFIQELVDECIATLGPPPCKYAFMGLGSQATELVTPYSDLEFAILIEEGKDNDDTRRYYLNLTHYLHLKVINLRETILPAMAIPSLNDFLSEDPEKDWFFDSVTPRGFSFDGFMPWASKTPFGRNQTKKKPPVSLIQTPAEMAKFQLLHVSVAEGYHLSDILRRVVFLTGEEALVTTYVRKINEIVTDDLLSQLLPRLSAIQLLWENREQLSSHEPTGQLLNVKKDIYRFPGIAIEVLALCCQITLASAWKIIDKLKETERIEEENATHLTVLTSISAELRLRTYLNNGGQQDNMSPLAQMKYHSKLQEVSGNTLRSVFHIPDVQVLFRYYCRAIPLKKCIPRSLQVQPKCVLKTTIFDSSHECRGRISKELYLYDRAKHYLEAALKNACSDKIKRAKILQELGNVLPFYGDITEGIRLNEEALRLRRKIYGTVHANIARSLYNLGVSWSNYGDHKQAISYFEESLTMSKTVHGENTAHPDIAGTLNILGLSWSRLCDHKKAIHYCELSLSVMKTIFGENMPHPDIAASLNNLGLSWMNLGHHKKALHYYEQSLSIRKTIYGDNTAHPGIALSLNNLGSSWTHLGDHKKAVRYYEQSLLIRKIIYGENTPHPYIAASLNNLGMSWKNLGDHKKAIRYHEQSLSMTKAIYGEATTHPDIAQSLDNLGWCWSDLGDHKKAISYFEQSLW, from the exons atgttgagggtctgtgagaaacttcGCGTAGTGGACGTCAAGAGTAAGAGACACGGAGTAGCGCGTACGGAGACAgactacctccgtgccctgcaGGACGCCATGGCGAACATGGACAGGTGTGTGGAAGTGGAGgtgctcaaaagtctgggcgacgtgaacttgaAAAAGGGACAACTCGACAAGAATCCAGAAAAGTTTGACAGAGCCATGGTGTTGTACAGGACCGCACTGATCCGGTGTAACGACGCAGGTGTGGGAGAAAGTCTTGAACATCGCTACCACTATGCAGAGAAACTAAGGTTAGGGGAGCTATCAGCAGCTTCAAGTAGTTATGAGCCCGTTACTAACATCAAGAAAATCTGTTCGCTGCCTAATGTAGCAGAGAGGTTCCTAGATATAGACAGAATATTGACTGTTAGTGGCAAAAGCCTCTCTTTGCTTACTGAATATACCAGGCTGATGGTAGAAGGGATCGTAAGCGACGACAATATGTTAGAGGTGGAAGCGATCAAGagtctcggtgacgtgtacctgaaaagaggaacagaaactagagacACGACATGTTTGACCAAAGccactgctctgtacaacactgCGCTGGCACGGTGTGAGCGGTTCCAGGGTACAGTGGCACTCATTCACCGCTTACTGTACACGGCAAGGATCAGACAAAGGAGACCGACAGCAAACAAG ATTCCAAAGCGCAGAGTACAACAACAGCAGGGTCAGGTTTCACGAGACTTTCCGATTACATCACCCAACACTGACGTCAGAGATGTCAAGGGTCAGTCTAG GTCTTACAAGGAGTACCTGACTACAGGGGACCGCGCACTGACTGATGGGAAGCTGGACTTGGCCGAACAGAACTTTGCGTCTGCTCTGAGAGAAATTCACA ATCCGAGCAAACCCGATCGAGGTAAGGAGGCTGAATGCCTGTCCAGACTTGGTGACGTTTACGTCCAgcgaggtaaaacaacaaaggAAGGTAGGAAATTCACACAAGCAGCAGCTTTGTACAACGCAGCCATGGCCAGAAAGGCCGAAGACAAACACAGTGTGACAAAACGACTGCAGGAGATAGAGCAATTGTTTCTCGATTGCACAGCAAATGTGGAATCGAAACATGTTCCTCCTGATTTGGCTATAGGTCATAAGAAGCGATTAGAAGAAATGCGTACGCGCGCTAAGTCACAACTAGAAGCCATTGATCAGCAACACAACCCGTACCAATACGACGAGGATGACCCGGTCATGATAACAGTCGAGGCTGAGAGAGCTGAAGCAGTCAAGGCTTTATTCAAGAACATTGCCAAAGATAGACAGAGTTTTATCCAAGAACTTGTTGATGAATGTATTGCCACACTCGGTCCTCCTCCATGTAAGTACGCTTTCATGGGGTTAGGCTCACAGGCAACAGAACTGGTCACACCCTACTctgacctggagttcgccattctgattgaggaAGGGAAGGACAATGACGACACACGGCGGTACTATCTCAACCTCACACACTACCTACACCTGAAAGTCATCAACCTCAGAGAGaccatcctcccagccatggcCATCCCGTCACTCAACGATTTTCTATCCGAGGATCCAGAGAAAGACTGGTTCTTTGACTCTGTCACGCCACGTGGGTTTTCTTTTGACGGCTTCATGCCATGGGCCAGTAAAACCCCGTTTGGAAGAAACCAGACTAAGAAGAAGCCTCCCGTAAGCCTTATCCAAACCCCTGCTGAAATGGCAAAGTTTCAGCTGCTACACGTTTCCGTGGCAGAAGGGTACCATTTGTCAGACATTCTTAGGCGGGTTGTTTTCTTAACAGGGGAAGAGGCTCTCGTGACGACGTATGTGAGAAAGATTAACGAAATCGTCACAGATGATCTACTATCGCAACTCTTGCCCAGACTGTCTGCTATACAATTATTGTGGGAGAATAGGGAGCAGCTTTCCTCCCATGAGCCTACTGGGCAACTACTAAATGTCAAGAAAGACATCTATCGTTTCCCCGGCATTGCCATCGAAGTACTAGCTTTGTGCTGTCAGATAACTCTTGCCAGCGCGTGGAAAATTATAGATAAGTTGAAGGAAACGGAAAGGATCGAAGAAGAGAACGCAACCCACCTGACGGTGCTGACCAGTATCTCGGCTGAGCTCCGGTTAAGAACATACCTGAACAACGGGGGACAACAAGACAATATGTCCCCTCTTGCACAAATGAAATACCATTCGAAACTTCAAGAGGTATCTGGCAATACCCTGAGATCAGTTTTCCACATTCCAGACGTTCAAGTTCTGTTTAGATACTACTGCAGGGCTATCCCTTTGAAGAAATGTATACCACGCAGTCTACAGGTTCAACCAAAATGTGTATTGAAAACGACGATCTTCGATTCTTCTCACGAATGTAGAGGCCGAATATCAAAAGAACTATATCTGTACGATAGAGCCAAACACTACCTGGAAGCAGCATTGAAAAATGCCTGTAGTGATAAAATCAAACGTGCTAAAATACTTCAGGAATTGGGAAACGTATTGCCCTTCTATGGCGATATCACTGAAGGAATTAGGCTTAATGAAGAGGCACTTAGGTTACGCCGAAAGATCTATGGTACGGTACATGCAAACATCGCTAGGTCACTATATAATCTTGGAGTATCTTGGAGTAATTATGGCGATCACAAGCaagcaatcagctacttcgAAGAGTCCCTAACGATGAGCAAAACTGTCCATGGAGAGAACACGGCTCATCCGGACATCGCCGGGACACTCAACATCCTGGGATTGTCTTGGAGTCGTCTCTGCGACCACAAGAAAGCAATCCACTACTGCGAACTGTCACTATCAGTGATGAAAACTATCTTTGGAGAGAACATgccacatccggacattgccgcgtcactaaacaacttgggatTGTCTTGGATGAATCTCGGCCATCACAAGAAAGCACTCCActactacgaacagtcactatcgaTAAGGAAAAccatctatggagacaacacggcacatccgggcATTGCCttgtcactaaacaacttggggtCGTCTTGGACTCATCTCGGCGATCACAAGAAAGCAGTCCGCTACTACGAACAGTCATTATTGATAAGGAAAATTATCTATGGAGAAAATACGCCACATCCGTACATTGCTGCGTCACTTAACAACCTGGGAATGTCTTGGAAAAATCTCGGCGATCATAAGAAAGCAATCCGCTACcatgaacagtcactatcgatgaCGAAAGCTATCTACGGAGAGGCCACgacacatccggacattgcccaGTCGCTAGACAACCTGGGATGGTGTTGGAGTGATCTCGGcgatcacaagaaagcaatcagctactttgAACAGTCACTT TGGTAG
- the LOC118414405 gene encoding LOW QUALITY PROTEIN: ADP-ribosylation factor-like (The sequence of the model RefSeq protein was modified relative to this genomic sequence to represent the inferred CDS: inserted 2 bases in 1 codon), whose protein sequence is MGLCMGKLMAKLFGKQEVRILMLGLDATGKTTTLYRLKLGEVVHRLPTIGFNVETTEYKNVKFTTWDVGGTDKIRPLWCHFNRHQNTDAIIIVLDSNDRERLPEMRQEIGMCLEEDELRKCLFLILANKQDMPNELPPDVIREKLELDTLLRGRHWHLQPASAKEXDGLYEGLDWLAAKLASKEAHNYVTQSVVETKDDAVAMTKSNPIKSVVRFFKSWWGNMGQATAT, encoded by the exons ATGGGACTGTGCATGGGGAAACTCATGGCAAAATTGTTCGGAAAACAAGAAGTCAGAATTCTCATG CTAGGTTTGGACGCCACCGGTAAGACTACAACCCTGTACAGACTGAAACTTGGAGAGGTTGTCCACCGCCTGCCGACCATAG GATTCAACGTGGAGACGACTGAATACAAGAACGTCAAGTTCACCACTTGGGACGTCGGTGGGACTGATAAAATC agacCTCTGTGGTGTCACTTTAACAGACACCAAAACACGGACGCCATCATCATTGTGTTGGACAGTAACGACAGAGAACGGCTACCGGAAATGCGTCAGGAGATAGGAATGTGTCTAGAGGAGGATGAACTACGGAAATGCCTCTTTCTCATCCTTGCCAACAAACAG GATATGCCAAACGAGCTTCctcctgacgtcatcagagAGAAGTTAGAGTTGGACACATTGCTGAGAGGCCGGCACTGGC ACCTTCAGCCAGCCTCGGCTAAGGA AGACGGTCTGTACGAGGGACTAGACTGGCTGGCCGCCAAACTCGCTTCTAAAGAGGCACACAATTACGTCACACAGTCGGTAGTGGAGACGAAGGACGATGCCGTCGCGATGACCAAGTCCAACCCCATCAAATCGGTAGTAAGATTCTTCAAGTCGTGGTGGGGCAACATGGGGCAGGCGACGGCTACATGA
- the LOC118413727 gene encoding Y+L amino acid transporter 2-like: MDECKEKTSKVVLQKKITLFNGICMIVGGIIGGGIFISPKGVLAGSGSIGVSLIVWAACGVFSIAGSLCYLELGLSVPKSGAGYVYILDGLGELPAFLFLWVEFLIRNPTSEAISALTFASYVAQPFFPHCEAPQRLKTIIAALCLSKFFYCVLIFINCAKVRWGTRVIDLFTVTKLFALAIIIVAGFVSLGIGKTEYWEGTFAGTTTVGGIAQALYSGLYAYSGWDGLNFVTEELRDPVRNMPRAIFGGLGLVMLIYMLTNVSYYTVLSSTEILAVDAVAVEFARRMLGVMAWCIPVFVAMSTFGSLNSTIFKSARMYYVGGREGHLPVFISMIHVSRLTPLPAVLANGFLAMVILLFGDLYTLITYYAFIRWTGVGAAVASLLILRWRKPDLPRPFKTPLIFPILFFLACVFLVVMQFYTNPYNPLIGIALSLTGLPFYFLCVRRTDKPAVVEMVYGAFLRRFQQLFQVCLPDRDKPPEL; encoded by the exons ATGGACGAATGCAAAGAGAAGACGTCGAAGGTGGTTCTTCAGAAAAAGATCACGCTTTTTAACGGGATCTGTATGATCGTAGGAGGGATCATCGGCGGCGGGATCTTCATCTCCCCCAAAGGTGTGCTCGCCGGGAGCGGTTCTATCGGGGTGTCGCTGATCGTGTGGGCGGCTTGCGGTGTCTTCTCCATCGCCGGGTCTCTCTGCTACCTCGAGCTGGGCCTCTCAGTCCCCAAGTCCGGAGCTGGGTACGTCTACATCCTGGACGGGTTAGGAGAGCTCCCAGCCTTCTTGTTCCTCTGGGTGGAGTTTTTGATCAGGAACCCGACCTCGGAGGCCATCTCTGCGCTGACGTTCGCCTCGTACGTCGCACAACCGTTCTTCCCCCACTGTGAGGCGCCACAGAGACTGAAGACCATCATTGCTGCTCTATGTCTCAGTAAGTTTTTTTATT GCGTCCTGATCTTCATTAACTGTGCCAAGGTCCGCTGGGGAACCCGGGTTATTGACCTGTTCACCGTCACCAAGCTGTTCGCACTGGCTATCATCATTGTGGCAGGCTTCGTGTCGTTAGGCATTG GTAAGACGGAATACTGGGAGGGCACATTCGCTGGGACGACAACAGTAGGAGGTATTGCACAGGCGCTGTATTCAGGACTCTATGCGTATTCTGGATG GGACGGGCTAAACTTTGTGACTGAGGAGCTGCGAGACCCAGTCAG AAACATGCCGCGGGCGATTTTTGGCGGGTTAGGGTTGGTGATGCTGATCTACATGCTGACGAACGTCTCCTACTACACCGTTCTGAGCAGCACGGAGATACTGGCGGTAGATGCCGTGGCAGTG GAGTTCGCCAGAAGGATGCTGGGAGTCATGGCCTGGTGCATCCCTGTGTTTGTCGCCATGTCCACCTTCGGTTCTCTCAATTCCACCATTTTCAAGTCAGCCAG AATGTACTATGTGGGAGGTCGTGAAGGTCACCTACCTGTCTTCATCTCCATGATCCACGTCTCCAGACTGACGCCACTTCCGGCCGTACTGGCAAAT GGTTTTCTTGCGATGGTCATCCTCCTGTTCGGTGACCTGTACACACTGATTACGTACTACGCCTTTATCCGGTGGACCGGGGTGGGGGCCGCCGTGGCCTCCTTACTTATCCTGCGGTGGAGGAAGCCAGATCTCCCAAGGCCATTTAAG ACACCCCTGATTTTTCCGATCCTGTTCTTCCTGGCCTGTGTGTTCCTGGTGGTGATGCAGTTTTACACCAACCCGTACAACCCGCTCATCGGCATCGCACTGTCCCTCACCGGCCTGCCGTTCTACTTCCTCTGCGTCCGGCGTACGGACAAGCCGGCGGTAGTGGAGATGGTCTATG gtgcgTTCCTTCGTCGTTTTCAGCAGCTGTTCCAGGTGTGCCTTCCTGATCGCGACAAGCCACCAGAGTTATAA
- the LOC118412786 gene encoding uncharacterized protein LOC118412786: MLRVCDTLRVVDVKSKRLGLAGTETDYLRALQDAMANMDRCVEVEVLKSLGDVNLERGQLDKSPENFDRAMVLYRTALIRCNDADVGESFKHRYHYAKKIRLGKLSTASSSYEPLTNIWKSYSLANVAEMFLDLDRRFTACFVSGKSLSLLIEYTRLMVEGIVNGDNMLEVEAIKSLGDVYLKRGTETRDTTCLTKATALYNTALTRCERFQDTVALIHRLLYTARIRQRRSRPTGKKIPKQHRVQQQQQCHVSRDFLMTSPNTDIGEARDQKSMSYEEHLTIGDRALTDGKLDVAEQNFASALRLIHNPSKPDRGKEAECLSRLGDVYVRRGETTKEGRKFTQAAALYNAAMARTNKNKSNLTGRLQNVEQSFLHDTTNVETKYVPPDLAIGHKKRLQEMRTCAKSQLEAIDQQHNPYQYDEDDPVMITVEAERAEAVKALFKNIAKDRQNFIQDLLNECIDKLGPSPCEYASIGLGSQATELVTPYSDLEFAILIEEGKDNDNTRQHFINLTHYLHLKVINLGETILPAMAIPSLNDFPSEDPEKDWFFDSVTPRGFAFDGFMPWASKTPFGRDQTKKKDPVSLIQTPAEMAKFQLLDVSVAEGYHLSDILRRVVFLTGEEALVTTYMGKLNAFVTNDRVSQPMPRLSASQILSENKEQLSSYWPTGELLNVKRDIYRFPGIAIEVLALCCQITLASAWTIIEELKEMEKINEENATHLVVLTSISAELRLRTYLNKGEQQDSMSPLAQMKYDSNAQEISGTTLSSIFHVPDIQVLFRYYYRAIPLKKCIADSLQVQQKSVLKMTLFDISHECRGRISKELFLYDRTKSHLEAALIDSGSDVNKRAEILQELGSVLDFYDDITKGISLNEEALRLRRSIHGDNAAHPGIAGSLNNLGLSCIDLGDHKKAINYFEQSLSMLKTVYGVNTAHPNIATSLNNLGMCWTRLGDHKKAIHYHELSLSMRKSIYGENTAHRDIATSLNNLGASRASLGDYKKAISYHEQSLTMKKIIFGENTAHPDIAASLNNLGISRRDFGDHKKAIRYYEQSLSMRETIYGENTAYPESAGLFNNLGVSWNDLGDHEKAISYFEQSLSMRKTIYGENTAHPEIALSLNNLGASWGYLGDHRKQNSYYEQSLSMVKTIYGKDTAHPDIALLLYNLGSLWSDLGDHKKASSYYEQSLSMKKTIYGKNTAHPDIAATLNNLGVSLNDLGDYKKAIHYFEQSLSMRKTIYGENTAHPYIARSLNNLGWSWSKLDDHNKSFRYCEQSLSMMKTIYGENTAHLDIAKSLKILGASWSNLGNHKKAIRYYEQLLSMMKTIYGENTAQLDIAKSLNNLGASWSNLGDHKKAFRYYEQSLSMMKTIYGENTAHLDIAKSLKNLGASWSNLGNHKKAIRYYEQLLSMMKTIYGENTAHLNIALSLNSLGSSWGKLGDFEEAIRYFELSLSMNKTVYGETKAHPDIALSLLNLGLSWGNLSNHKKAIIYFEQSLTMYRIIYGNNSKNLRISETLKSLHLAWANLGNVKKALEYKQQLQEC, translated from the exons ATGCTGAGAGTCTGCGATACACTTCGCGTAGTGGACGTCAAGAGTAAGAGACTCGGACTAGCGGGTACGGAGACAGACTACCTCCGTGCCTTGCAGGACGCCATGGCGAACATGGACAGGTGTGTGGAAGTGGAGGTGCTCAAAAGTCTGGGTGACGTAAACTTGGAAAGGGGACAACTTGACAAGAGcccagaaaattttgacagAGCCATGGTGTTGTACAGGACCGCACTGATCCGGTGTAACGACGCAGATGTGGGAGAAAGTTTTAAACATCGCTATCACTATGCAAAGAAAATAAGGTTAGGGAAGCTATCAACCGCTTCAAGTAGTTATGAGCCCCTTACTAACATCTGGAAAAGTTATTCGCTGGCTAATGTAGCAGAAATGTTTCTAGATCTAGACAGAAGATTCACTGCTTGTTTTGTTAGTGGCAAAAGCCTGTCTTTGCTTATCGAATATACCAGATTGATGGTAGAAGGGATCGTAAACGGTGACAATATGTTAGAAGTGGAAGCGATCAAGAGTCTCGgcgacgtgtacctgaaaagaggaacagaaactagagacACGACATGTTTGACCAAGGccactgctctgtacaacactgCACTGACACGGTGTGAGCGGTTCCAGGATACAGTGGCACTCATTCACCGCCTACTGTACACGGCAAGGATCAGACAAAGGAGATCTAGACCGACAGGAAAGAAG ATTCCAAAGCAGCACAgagtacaacaacaacagcagtgTCACGTGTCACGGGACtttctgatgacgtcacccaACACTGATATCGGAGAGGCCAGGGATCAGAAGTCTAT GTCTTACGAGGAGCACCTGACTATAGGGGACCGCGCACTGACTGATGGGAAGCTGGACGTGGCAGAACAGAACTTTGCGTCTGCTCTAAGACTCATTCATA ATCCGAGCAAACCCGATCGAGGTAAGGAGGCCGAATGCCTGTCCAGACTTGGTGACGTTTACGTCCGGCGAGGTGAAACAACAAAAGAAGGTAGGAAATTCACACAAGCAGCAGCTCTGTACAACGCAGCTATGGCAAGaacaaacaagaacaaaagTAATTTGACAGGAAGACTTCAGAATGTAGAACAATCGTTCCTCCACGACACAACAAATGTAGAAACAAAATATGTTCCTCCTGATTTGGCTATAGGTCATAAGAAGCGATTACAAGAGATGCGTACGTGCGCTAAGTCACAACTGGAAGCCATTGATCAACAACACAACCCGTACCAATACGACGAGGATGACCCAGTCATGATAACAGTCGAGGCTGAGAGAGCTGAAGCAGTCAAGGCTCTATTCAAGAACATTGCCAAAGATAGACAGAATTTCATCCAAGACCTGTTAAATGAATGTATTGACAAACTGGGTCCTTCTCCGTGTGAGTACGCTTCCATCGGGTTAGGCTCACAGGCAACAGAACTGGTCACACCCTACTctgacctggagttcgccattctgattgaggaGGGGAAGGACAATGATAACACACGACAGCACTTCATCAACCTGACACACTACCTACACCTGAAAGTCATCAACCTCGGAGAGACCATCCTACCGGCCATGGCCATCCCGTCACTCAACGATTTTCCATCCGAGGATCCAGAGAAAGACTGGTTCTTTGACTCTGTCACGCCGCGTGGGTTTGCTTTTGACGGCTTCATGCCATGGGCCAGCAAGACCCCGTTTGGAAGAGATCAGACCAAGAAGAAAGATCCCGTAAGCCTTATCCAAACCCCTGCTGAAATGGCAAAGTTTCAGCTGCTAGACGTTTCCGTGGCAGAAGGGTACCACTTGTCAGACATCCTCAGGCGGGTTGTTTTCTTAACAGGTGAAGAGGCCCTCGTGACGACTTATATGGGAAAACTTAACGCCTTCGTCACAAATGATCGAGTTTCGCAGCCCATGCCTCGTCTGTCTGCTAGTCAAATCTTGTCGGAGAACAAGGAACAACTTTCTTCCTATTGGCCTACTGGAGAACTTCTGAATGTTAAAAGAGACATTTATCGTTTTCCCGGCATTGCCATCGAAGTACTAGCTCTGTGCTGCCAGATCACTCTTGCCAGCGCGTGGACTATTATAGAGGAATTgaaagaaatggaaaaaatCAATGAAGAGAATGCGACCCACCTCGTGGTGTTGACCAGTATCTCGGCTGAACTCCGGTTGagaacatacttgaataaaGGGGAACAACAAGACAGTATGTCTCCTCTTGCACAAATGAAATACGATTCAAACGCACAAGAGATATCTGGCACTACATTGAGTTCAATATTCCACGTTCCAGACATTCAAGTTCTTTTTAGATATTACTACAGGGCTATCCCTTTGAAGAAATGTATAGCAGATAGCTTGCAGGTCCAACAGAAAAGTGtattgaaaatgacattatttGATATTTCTCATGAATGTAGAGGTCGAATATCAAAAGAACTATTTTTGTATGATAGAACCAAAAGCCATCTGGAAGCAGCATTAATAGATTCTGGTAGTGATGTAAACAAACGTGCTGAAATACTTCAGGAATTGGGATCCGTATTGGACTTCTATGACGATATCACAAAGGGAATTAGTCTAAATGAGGAGGCACTAAGGTTACGCAGAAGTATCCATGGAGACAATGCGGCACATCCGGGCATTGCTGGGTCACTAAACAACCTGGGATTATCTTGCATAGATCTCGGTGACCACAAGAAAGCAATCAACTACTTCgaacagtcactatcgatgcTGAAAACTGTCTATGGAGtaaacacggcacatccgaaCATTGCAACATCACTTAACAACCTGGGGATGTGTTGGACACGTCTCGGcgatcacaagaaagcaatccACTACCACGAACTGTCACTCTCGATGAGGAAATCTATCTACGGAGAAAACACAGCACATCGGGATATTGCCACGTCACTAAACAACCTGGGGGCGTCTCGGGCGAGTCTCGGTGATTataagaaagcaatcagctaccacgAACAGTCATTGACgatgaagaaaattatttttggagaaaacacggcacatccggacattgccgcgTCACTAAATAACCTGGGAATATCTCGGAGAGATTTTGGcgatcacaagaaagcaatcagatactacgaacagtcactgtCGATGAGGGAAACTATCTACGGAGAAAACACCGCATATCCGGAGAGTGCCGGGTTATTTAACAACCTGGGGGTGTCTTGGAATGATCTCGGTGACCATGAGAAAGCTATTAGCTACTTTgaacagtcactatcgatgaggaaaactatctatggagaaaacacggcacatccggagaTTGCCTTATCACTAAATAACCTGGGGGCGTCTTGGGGTTATCTCGGCGACCATAGGAAACAAAACAGctactacgaacagtcactatcAATGGTGAAAACTATTTATGGAAAagacacggcacatccggacattgccttATTACTATACAACTTGGGATCACTTTGGAGTGATCTCGGGGATCACAAGAAGGCAAGCAGCTACTACGAGCAGTCGCTGTCGATgaagaaaactatctatggaaagaacacggcacatcctgacattgccgcGACACTAAACAACCTAGGGGTATCTTTGAATGATCTCGGCGATTACAAGAAAGCAATCCACTACTTCgaacagtcactatcgatgaggaaaactatctatggagagaACACGGCACATCCGTACATTGCTAGGTCACTAAACAACCTGGGATGGTCTTGGAGTAAACTCGACGATCACAACAAATCATTCCGCTACTGTGAACAGTCACTGTCGATgatgaaaactatctatggagaaaaCACGGCTCATCTGGACATTGCCAAGTCACTAAAAATCCTGGGGGCGTCTTGGTCGAATCTCGGGaatcacaagaaagcaatccGCTACTACGAACAGTTACTATCGATgatgaaaactatctatggagaaaaCACGGCTCAACTGGACATTGCCAAGTCACTAAACAACCTTGGGGCGTCTTGGTCGAATCTCGGAGATCACAAGAAAGCATTCCgctactatgaacagtcactgtcgatgatgaaaactatctatgggGAAAACACGGCTCATCTGGACATTGCCAAGTCACTAAAAAACCTGGGGGCGTCTTGGTCGAATCTCGGGaatcacaagaaagcaatccGCTACTACGAACAGTTACTATCGATgatgaaaactatctatggagaaaaCACGGCACACCTGAACATTGCCTTATCACTAAACAGTCTTGGATCGTCTTGGGGCAAGCTCGGTGATTTTGAAGAAGCAATCAGGTACTTTGAACTGTCACTATCGATGAACAAAACTGTCTATGGAGAAACAAaggcacatcctgacattgccttGTCACTGCTTAACTTGGGCTTGTCTTGGGGCAATCTTAGTAATCACAAAAAAGCAATCATCTACTTTGAACAGTCCCTAACGATGTATAGAATTATCTATGGCAATAATTCGAAAAATCTTCGTATCTCCGAAACACTTAAGAGCCTGCATTTGGCATGGGCTAACCTTGGTAATGTTAAGAAAGCGCTGGAGTACAAGCAACAATTACAAGAATGCTGA